The Galactobacillus timonensis genome has a segment encoding these proteins:
- a CDS encoding type I restriction-modification system subunit M, producing MSKISLDELENYLWGAAVLLRTHIDAGEYKQYIFPLLFFKRLCDVYDEENQQILKEYGEEALSFEENHKFIIPKGAHWNDVRNTTQDVGKAIVSAFRAIERANSEKLTGIFGEGAWTNKNKFPDTLLKDLLEHFSEKTLSLANCPEDELGQGYEYLIKKFADDSGHTAQEFYTNRTVVHLMAEILKPQPGESIYDPTCGSAGMLISSISYLQEHNLEWRNVSLYGQEINALTAAIGRMNLFLHGIQDFHIVNDDTLARPAFLESGKLKQFDICLANPPYSIKQWNRDAFEKDPYGRNFLGTPPQGRADYAFFQHIIKSLKKDTGRSAILFPHGVLFRNEERDMREKLVKGDYVECVIGLAANLFYNSPMEACIVICRMTKPKDHVGKILFINAVNEVTRKNAQSYLEDQHIKKIAEAYEKYEEIENFSRVVTVREISENDYSLSIPLYVKPEINEDEEDTRPLESIYESWDGRTRRAFSYYKALNEMISKGAAEDE from the coding sequence ATGAGTAAGATATCGCTCGATGAGCTTGAGAACTATTTATGGGGAGCAGCCGTGTTATTACGGACCCATATTGATGCCGGTGAGTATAAACAGTACATCTTTCCTCTGCTTTTCTTCAAGCGTTTGTGTGATGTATACGATGAAGAGAATCAGCAAATTTTGAAAGAGTATGGGGAGGAAGCCCTCTCTTTTGAAGAAAACCATAAATTTATCATTCCCAAAGGTGCTCACTGGAATGATGTCCGCAATACAACACAGGATGTTGGAAAAGCCATCGTAAGTGCTTTTCGCGCAATCGAGAGAGCAAACTCTGAAAAACTAACTGGGATATTCGGCGAGGGGGCGTGGACTAACAAAAATAAATTTCCAGACACCTTGCTGAAGGATCTATTGGAGCATTTTAGTGAAAAAACTTTATCTCTTGCAAATTGTCCGGAGGATGAATTGGGTCAGGGATATGAATATCTTATCAAGAAATTTGCAGATGATAGTGGCCACACGGCTCAGGAGTTCTATACAAACCGTACTGTTGTCCATCTGATGGCAGAAATACTGAAGCCTCAGCCAGGTGAGTCTATTTATGATCCGACGTGTGGCAGCGCTGGCATGCTGATTTCTTCAATTTCATATTTGCAGGAGCATAATCTTGAATGGAGAAATGTTTCGCTTTATGGGCAGGAAATCAATGCACTTACAGCTGCTATTGGTCGAATGAATCTTTTCCTTCACGGTATACAGGATTTTCATATCGTAAATGATGACACTCTTGCAAGACCGGCATTCCTAGAGAGTGGGAAGTTGAAACAGTTTGATATCTGTCTCGCCAATCCACCATATTCGATTAAGCAATGGAATAGAGATGCGTTTGAAAAAGATCCATATGGGAGGAACTTCTTAGGGACGCCTCCGCAGGGCAGAGCCGACTATGCCTTCTTCCAGCATATTATCAAGAGTCTTAAAAAGGATACCGGACGCTCCGCGATTCTCTTCCCGCACGGAGTATTATTCCGTAATGAAGAACGGGATATGCGAGAAAAGCTCGTAAAAGGAGACTATGTGGAATGCGTAATCGGTCTGGCTGCGAATCTGTTTTATAACTCACCAATGGAAGCATGCATCGTGATTTGCCGGATGACCAAGCCAAAGGATCATGTTGGAAAGATTCTGTTCATCAATGCTGTGAATGAGGTCACGAGAAAGAATGCGCAAAGCTATCTCGAAGATCAGCATATTAAAAAGATCGCAGAAGCCTATGAGAAATACGAGGAGATCGAGAATTTTTCTAGAGTCGTGACTGTAAGAGAAATCAGCGAAAATGACTACTCGCTAAGCATTCCGTTATATGTGAAGCCGGAAATCAATGAAGACGAAGAAGATACCAGACCCCTCGAAAGCATTTATGAATCATGGGACGGAAGAACCAGACGCGCATTCAGTTACTATAAGGCGCTGAATGAGATGATAAGCAAAGGAGCGGCAGAAGATGAATAA
- a CDS encoding N-6 DNA methylase, with the protein MLGAIIGDIVGSRYERHNHKSKDFEFLTYKCSPTDDSILTLAIAKAILQSKPDHSDLSEKTILSMQQLGNLYPDAGYGGEFREWLRSTDPKPYGSYGNGAAMRVSAIGFAAKDLDDAKHMSNLVTRVTHNHPEGLKGAEATVVAIYLARTGKSMLEIRDVIDQEYYPMNFTLDGIRDTYRFNETCQGTVPQALMAFFESKSFEDAIRNAISIGGDSDTLASITGGVAEAYYGIPSEIRKHSLTFLDERQLKILTDFENKYEPVMEKNVAKDTNIPVQRKGEVKVEGNTREELMESSMDAVDQDVLNADSSSEEISSQQLYRHLYAACDILRGPINQDEYKSYITPILFFKRISDVHDEEYAAALAASGGDEEYANFPENYSFVIPDGCHWNDVRNTTTNVGKAIAKAMTGIERANPETLGGLFSSFDDADWTNKNVLDDDRLKDLLEHMSKITIGNKNYSADVMGDAYEYLIKKFADLSKKNAGEFYTPRTIVRLMVMLLDPKPGDTVYDPACGTGGMLIEAIHHIHDDQLTYGRIFGQENNLTTSAIARMNLYLHGAKDVKIMTGDTLRDPQFLSGDKLRTFNCVLANPPFSLKHWGATAFENDKYGRNIWGCPSDNNADFAWIQHMVSSMDSKNGRVAVVLPQGVLFRGGKDGKMREKLVESGLVEAVITLKGGIFYGAGVSACILFLKKDKEKDHVGRVCMIDASNIYTAARAQDYMSEENIEEVYKLYTDYKDVIEKCKIVTNREISDHDYTLAVNSYIEKKPVETVPPEVVKKQYFQAYQNALDAEKKLKDLLKEGGYIDE; encoded by the coding sequence ATGCTTGGAGCAATTATTGGAGATATTGTCGGATCTCGATATGAGAGGCATAACCACAAATCTAAGGACTTTGAATTCCTTACCTATAAGTGTTCACCGACAGACGACAGTATCCTGACCCTAGCAATAGCAAAGGCTATTTTACAGAGCAAGCCAGACCATAGTGATCTTTCTGAAAAGACTATTCTATCCATGCAGCAACTCGGAAATCTGTATCCGGACGCCGGGTATGGTGGCGAATTCCGGGAATGGTTGAGATCGACGGATCCGAAGCCCTATGGAAGCTATGGTAATGGTGCTGCAATGAGAGTAAGTGCAATAGGATTTGCAGCAAAAGATCTGGATGACGCAAAGCACATGTCTAACTTGGTAACCCGAGTCACACATAATCATCCGGAAGGGTTGAAAGGTGCGGAAGCTACAGTAGTTGCTATTTATTTGGCACGTACTGGAAAAAGCATGCTTGAAATCAGAGATGTTATTGACCAAGAGTATTACCCGATGAATTTCACCCTGGATGGGATCCGGGATACTTATCGGTTCAATGAAACATGCCAAGGAACCGTGCCCCAGGCACTAATGGCTTTCTTCGAATCTAAGAGCTTTGAAGATGCCATTCGCAATGCGATCTCGATCGGTGGCGACAGCGATACGCTTGCATCCATTACAGGTGGGGTTGCAGAAGCATACTATGGGATTCCTTCAGAGATTAGGAAACATTCGCTGACATTTCTTGATGAAAGGCAGCTCAAGATACTTACGGATTTTGAAAATAAGTACGAGCCAGTCATGGAAAAGAATGTTGCTAAAGATACAAATATTCCTGTACAGCGGAAAGGAGAAGTCAAAGTGGAAGGTAATACGAGGGAAGAACTGATGGAGTCTTCAATGGATGCAGTAGATCAGGATGTTTTGAACGCTGATTCCTCATCTGAGGAAATCTCTAGTCAGCAGCTTTATCGCCACCTTTATGCGGCTTGCGATATCCTGCGTGGACCTATCAATCAGGATGAATATAAGAGCTACATCACACCGATTCTATTCTTTAAAAGAATCTCAGACGTTCATGATGAAGAATATGCGGCTGCGCTTGCTGCTTCCGGTGGAGATGAGGAATATGCAAACTTCCCGGAGAATTATAGCTTTGTGATTCCGGATGGCTGTCATTGGAATGATGTTAGAAATACTACGACAAACGTTGGCAAAGCAATCGCGAAAGCCATGACAGGTATAGAACGTGCAAATCCGGAAACGCTTGGAGGCTTGTTTTCTAGTTTTGATGATGCTGACTGGACCAATAAGAATGTTCTCGATGATGATCGCTTGAAAGATCTTCTTGAACATATGTCCAAGATCACTATTGGAAATAAGAACTACTCAGCGGACGTGATGGGGGATGCATACGAATACCTTATCAAGAAGTTTGCGGATCTGTCCAAGAAGAATGCTGGGGAATTCTACACACCAAGGACTATCGTAAGATTGATGGTTATGCTGCTAGATCCAAAGCCCGGTGATACGGTATATGATCCCGCATGCGGAACTGGAGGAATGCTTATTGAGGCAATCCACCATATTCATGATGACCAGCTGACTTACGGGAGAATTTTTGGTCAGGAGAATAACCTTACAACATCCGCCATTGCACGAATGAATCTATATCTGCATGGCGCAAAGGATGTGAAGATTATGACCGGCGACACGCTTCGTGACCCGCAGTTCCTTTCTGGCGACAAGTTGCGCACTTTTAACTGTGTTCTTGCTAATCCTCCCTTCTCACTTAAACACTGGGGTGCAACAGCGTTTGAAAATGATAAGTACGGAAGAAATATCTGGGGATGCCCTTCTGATAATAACGCGGATTTTGCATGGATCCAGCACATGGTTTCATCAATGGATTCAAAGAATGGAAGAGTCGCTGTTGTCCTTCCGCAGGGTGTCTTGTTCCGTGGTGGAAAAGACGGAAAGATGAGAGAAAAACTCGTCGAATCTGGTCTTGTCGAAGCTGTTATTACCCTTAAGGGTGGGATATTCTATGGCGCCGGTGTATCAGCATGCATCCTGTTCTTAAAAAAGGATAAGGAGAAAGATCACGTTGGACGGGTCTGCATGATCGATGCCAGCAATATCTACACTGCTGCAAGAGCGCAGGACTATATGTCAGAAGAGAACATTGAAGAAGTGTACAAATTGTACACTGATTACAAAGACGTCATAGAGAAATGTAAGATCGTCACGAATAGAGAAATCAGTGACCACGATTACACTCTTGCTGTCAATTCTTATATTGAGAAGAAACCGGTGGAGACTGTCCCGCCAGAAGTCGTGAAGAAACAGTATTTCCAAGCATACCAGAACGCATTGGATGCCGAGAAAAAACTGAAAGATTTGCTTAAAGAGGGAGGATACATTGATGAGTAA
- a CDS encoding restriction endonuclease subunit S, with product MKTTSENKMWAYMNALRETMVPDSILESLLLISEVKSRSTGELTKEIAYQEMLGAADTLHILNPFKDEDQFFEAYRVLENDIVEMDWEMALYQDQTYARRGQFVIPECLLNEMNAQIKPDAKTILIADGERFVPNLTKFVEKHSDCSITVTTQNAIYSEALKKALSQYGNVKVQIDSIYTEKFLPEQFDFILSMPAFGLRGLASGSEHFMCKEFEMIALENLLLHMSPSGTLAIIMPGKVTFAGGSIAALRNFITQMYKLEMIAELPDGIFQGTGIKTYLLVISSGRTEDVDICRYRAVDQGNRRDQIKQIEKSDDTFVLQDEIAGAPDWNVDRFFRQQNEEFLKFESSATRKIALGQIAEIFRGKSVTKKDDSGDIGVVNISNIRDYDIDYDNLDKINDEDRRVQKYILQEGDVLLPARGTAIRTAIFHKQSYTCIASSNVIVIRPNQKELNSVYLKIFLDSPIGRSIIAGLQQGMTIINVSYNDLKLMEVPSPSMEEQEKVAKEYSEGYAEYKKSISEAEQRWQRILDKVQKF from the coding sequence ATGAAAACGACCTCGGAAAACAAAATGTGGGCTTACATGAATGCGCTTCGCGAAACGATGGTGCCAGACAGTATTCTGGAAAGCCTGCTCCTTATTTCGGAAGTTAAATCGAGGAGCACAGGTGAATTAACTAAAGAGATCGCTTACCAAGAGATGCTTGGGGCGGCGGACACATTACATATATTAAATCCGTTCAAGGATGAAGATCAGTTCTTTGAGGCATATCGTGTTCTTGAGAATGACATAGTGGAAATGGACTGGGAAATGGCTTTGTATCAGGACCAAACCTATGCACGTCGGGGTCAGTTTGTTATTCCGGAATGCCTTCTTAATGAAATGAACGCACAAATCAAACCTGATGCAAAGACGATCCTTATTGCTGATGGCGAGCGCTTTGTGCCGAATCTGACAAAGTTCGTTGAAAAGCATTCTGATTGTTCAATCACTGTAACTACCCAGAATGCCATTTATTCTGAAGCACTTAAAAAAGCGTTATCTCAGTATGGCAATGTAAAGGTACAGATTGACAGCATATATACTGAGAAGTTCTTACCAGAACAGTTTGATTTCATTCTCTCGATGCCTGCGTTTGGATTGCGTGGTTTAGCAAGCGGCTCAGAGCACTTCATGTGTAAAGAGTTCGAGATGATTGCGCTAGAAAATCTTCTGCTGCACATGAGCCCAAGCGGAACCTTGGCCATTATCATGCCAGGGAAAGTTACCTTCGCTGGCGGCTCAATAGCTGCGTTGAGAAACTTCATTACGCAAATGTATAAGCTAGAAATGATTGCGGAACTTCCAGATGGAATTTTCCAAGGTACCGGCATTAAAACATATCTGCTTGTTATCTCAAGCGGCCGCACAGAAGATGTCGATATTTGTCGATATCGTGCAGTAGATCAGGGCAACAGGAGAGATCAAATAAAGCAGATTGAAAAGTCAGATGATACGTTTGTTCTTCAGGATGAAATCGCAGGTGCTCCTGATTGGAATGTTGATCGTTTTTTTCGGCAGCAGAATGAGGAATTCCTGAAGTTTGAATCCTCTGCGACGAGAAAGATAGCTTTGGGCCAAATTGCGGAAATCTTCCGTGGAAAATCTGTAACCAAGAAGGACGACAGCGGTGATATTGGCGTTGTTAATATTTCAAATATTAGAGATTACGATATTGATTATGACAACCTCGACAAGATTAATGACGAGGACAGACGAGTTCAGAAATATATCTTGCAGGAAGGGGATGTTCTGCTACCAGCAAGAGGAACAGCTATACGGACTGCTATCTTTCATAAACAGAGTTATACCTGCATCGCCTCATCAAACGTGATTGTGATCCGTCCGAATCAGAAAGAGCTGAATAGTGTCTACCTAAAGATCTTTCTGGATAGTCCAATCGGGCGGAGTATTATCGCAGGCCTGCAGCAAGGAATGACAATCATTAATGTGAGCTACAACGATCTGAAACTGATGGAAGTTCCATCCCCATCAATGGAAGAACAGGAAAAAGTGGCCAAGGAATACAGCGAAGGTTATGCCGAGTATAAGAAAAGCATATCTGAAGCGGAACAGCGCTGGCAGCGGATTCTCGATAAAGTCCAGAAGTTCTAA
- the rlmD gene encoding 23S rRNA (uracil(1939)-C(5))-methyltransferase RlmD, whose translation MNPCPYRKQCGSCSGMNEEYDLTLKRKREEVRQLTGTQMVEPVIGMKDPTHYRCKVFAAFHKNRRNQMTAGMYEEESHTVVPVIDCAIQHPLANKILQQICHIADSMHLDAYDEDRGTGTLRYVYIRVSHALNKAMVVIVIGSRELPGSRYFVQQLHQHCPDVSTIVLNWNHGSNSMVLGPKFKTLWGPGTIEDRIGDVRFRISPQSFYQVNPEMTQVLYQKALEMAKIKETDTVLDACCGIGTISLLASRQAKQVVGVEVNAMAVQDAITNARINGIHNARFYAADAGEYLEECGETFDVVLMDPPRSGLSQQFCDALLKMKPQRAVYVSCNPETLGRDLKILGSGYQVKKIVPVDQFPWTKHVETVVMMSRAE comes from the coding sequence ATGAATCCATGTCCATATCGGAAACAGTGCGGAAGCTGCTCGGGGATGAATGAGGAATATGACCTTACTCTGAAGAGAAAGCGCGAGGAGGTTCGTCAGCTGACGGGGACGCAGATGGTGGAGCCGGTAATCGGAATGAAGGATCCCACTCACTACCGTTGCAAGGTGTTTGCGGCCTTTCATAAGAACCGCCGCAATCAGATGACGGCAGGTATGTATGAAGAAGAAAGCCATACGGTTGTTCCGGTGATTGACTGTGCCATTCAGCATCCGCTTGCGAACAAGATTCTGCAGCAGATCTGCCATATCGCCGACAGTATGCACCTGGATGCGTATGACGAGGATCGCGGAACGGGGACGCTGCGCTATGTATATATCCGTGTTTCCCATGCGCTGAACAAGGCGATGGTTGTGATCGTGATCGGTTCGCGTGAGCTGCCCGGCTCGCGGTATTTTGTGCAGCAGCTTCATCAGCACTGTCCGGATGTTTCGACAATCGTCCTGAACTGGAACCATGGTTCGAATTCGATGGTGCTGGGGCCGAAGTTCAAGACGCTGTGGGGCCCGGGGACCATTGAGGACAGGATCGGTGATGTCCGCTTCCGTATTTCGCCGCAGTCCTTTTATCAGGTAAATCCCGAGATGACGCAGGTGCTGTATCAGAAGGCACTGGAGATGGCAAAGATCAAGGAGACGGATACGGTTCTCGATGCCTGCTGCGGCATCGGTACGATTTCTCTATTGGCGTCCAGGCAGGCGAAACAGGTGGTTGGTGTTGAAGTGAATGCGATGGCGGTTCAGGATGCGATCACCAACGCCAGAATCAACGGGATTCATAATGCAAGATTCTATGCTGCAGATGCCGGAGAATATCTGGAAGAGTGCGGCGAGACGTTTGATGTGGTGCTGATGGATCCGCCGCGCAGCGGTCTGAGTCAGCAGTTCTGTGATGCACTTCTGAAGATGAAGCCGCAGCGGGCTGTGTATGTTTCATGCAATCCGGAAACGCTGGGAAGGGATCTGAAGATTCTTGGCAGCGGATACCAGGTGAAGAAGATCGTACCTGTTGATCAGTTCCCCTGGACGAAACATGTCGAGACTGTTGTTATGATGTCAAGAGCTGAATAG
- a CDS encoding HAD family hydrolase, translating to MKTILWDYNGTILDDAQLTLDVENTLLKERGMKGNYSMDAYRHLFCFPVLDYYRKLGYTFETESFEEVAEEFHRLYAAGFSKCGCVDGVREKLAESKKKGYRNVIISASRQDKLEEQIESLGLRSYFADLIGIDNLLAGSKVEQAKAWMSETGTDPDTCHMIGDTLHDLETSMAIGVHDCTLVAQGHQAYDVLKDRWPNTVHTMREVVL from the coding sequence ATGAAGACAATACTCTGGGATTATAACGGTACGATTCTCGATGATGCGCAGCTGACGCTGGACGTGGAGAACACGCTGCTGAAAGAGCGGGGAATGAAGGGGAACTATTCAATGGATGCCTACAGGCATCTGTTCTGTTTCCCGGTTCTTGATTATTACAGAAAGCTTGGCTATACGTTTGAGACGGAGTCGTTTGAAGAGGTTGCCGAGGAGTTTCACCGTCTTTATGCGGCCGGCTTCTCAAAGTGCGGCTGCGTCGATGGTGTCAGGGAAAAGCTGGCGGAATCAAAGAAAAAGGGTTATCGCAACGTCATTATTTCGGCGAGCCGTCAGGATAAGCTGGAGGAACAGATTGAGAGCCTTGGTCTGCGTTCGTATTTTGCGGATCTGATCGGAATCGACAATCTGCTGGCCGGCTCCAAGGTGGAGCAGGCAAAGGCCTGGATGTCAGAAACCGGTACCGATCCGGATACATGCCACATGATCGGTGATACGCTTCATGATCTGGAGACGTCGATGGCGATTGGCGTCCATGACTGTACTCTGGTTGCCCAGGGACATCAGGCATATGATGTACTCAAGGATCGCTGGCCCAATACGGTGCACACAATGAGGGAGGTTGTTCTATGA
- a CDS encoding RluA family pseudouridine synthase, whose translation MRNERTGKSRKPKDTGRARPQRRPRMEYTYTFVVPRSDTLLEFLLNKIHGMSRNSVKSLLSSHKVLVNGHSVTQFDFPLAKDDEVKIARNPVHEEPHKIGAEITHGSGETIRFKSLILYEDDAFLVINKPAGMLAVESDTVRYSAFYRALEYLKSKDPKSRPYILHRIDKETSGVLVFAKDIQIHSMLRMHWNEDVSLREYYAIVKGCFEEKEGTWVAYLRENENHLVYVSHDRNGKKSVTHYQVVAENGEYSLVRVTIDSGRKNQIRVVMAFHGHPVVGDDKYGDGSDPIGRLGLHASELDFENPKTREILKVKAPLPKEFQTMFQNVI comes from the coding sequence ATGAGGAACGAGAGAACAGGAAAAAGCAGGAAACCAAAAGACACAGGCCGCGCACGGCCTCAGCGGCGTCCGCGGATGGAATATACCTATACATTCGTCGTGCCGCGTAGTGATACTTTGCTGGAGTTTCTTCTGAATAAGATCCACGGGATGTCGCGCAACAGTGTGAAGTCGCTGCTGAGCAGTCATAAGGTTCTGGTCAACGGTCATTCGGTGACGCAGTTTGACTTTCCTCTGGCCAAGGATGATGAAGTGAAAATTGCCCGTAATCCGGTTCATGAGGAGCCGCATAAGATTGGTGCAGAGATTACGCACGGTTCGGGTGAGACGATCCGCTTCAAGTCGTTGATCCTGTATGAAGATGATGCCTTTCTTGTGATCAATAAGCCGGCCGGGATGCTGGCGGTGGAAAGTGATACGGTTCGCTACAGTGCGTTTTATCGTGCTCTGGAGTATCTGAAGTCGAAGGATCCTAAGAGCCGGCCGTACATTCTGCACCGGATTGACAAGGAAACTTCAGGGGTTCTGGTGTTTGCAAAGGATATTCAGATCCACTCGATGCTTCGGATGCATTGGAATGAAGATGTTTCGCTGCGTGAGTACTATGCGATCGTGAAGGGATGCTTCGAAGAGAAGGAAGGTACCTGGGTTGCTTATCTCAGGGAGAACGAAAATCATCTTGTCTATGTGAGCCATGACCGTAATGGCAAGAAGTCGGTGACACACTATCAGGTGGTTGCGGAAAACGGTGAATATTCGCTGGTGCGGGTGACAATTGATTCGGGACGGAAGAATCAGATCCGTGTCGTGATGGCGTTCCATGGTCATCCGGTTGTCGGGGATGATAAGTATGGGGACGGCAGTGATCCGATCGGCCGGCTTGGTCTCCATGCCAGTGAGCTGGATTTTGAAAACCCGAAGACGCGCGAGATATTGAAGGTGAAGGCTCCGCTGCCGAAAGAATTTCAGACAATGTTCCAGAATGTGATTTGA
- a CDS encoding 3-deoxy-7-phosphoheptulonate synthase has protein sequence MHMQMEYVQELPTPEELKRRFPVSSAIEAIKEKRDEEIAAIFEGKDPRFILIIGPCSADREDAVVDYMHRLAIVQEKVKDKILMIPRLYTNKPRTKGIGYKGMLHQPDIHKKEDMYAGIVAIRHLHTRVVEETGFTCAEEMLYPENHAYLSDLLAYVAVGARSVEDQQHRMVASGVGIPAGMKNPTSGQLDVMMNSILAAQNPQTFIYRGWETETTGNPYAHAILRGYTDNLGNTKPNYHYEDLQLINQMYAEMKLKNPAVIVDCNHANSGKKPREQIRIAKDVMHSRHCNPDLARLVKGLMIESYILGGCQHPGGDTYGLSITDPCLGFEDSEKLIYDLADLL, from the coding sequence ATGCACATGCAGATGGAATATGTACAGGAACTGCCGACGCCCGAGGAACTGAAGCGGCGTTTTCCGGTAAGTTCTGCAATTGAAGCAATCAAAGAAAAACGCGACGAAGAAATCGCCGCGATCTTTGAAGGAAAGGATCCCCGTTTTATTCTGATCATCGGCCCGTGCTCTGCTGACCGCGAAGACGCCGTCGTTGATTACATGCACCGGCTTGCAATCGTCCAGGAAAAGGTCAAGGACAAGATTCTGATGATCCCGCGCCTTTATACCAACAAGCCGCGCACCAAGGGCATCGGCTATAAGGGGATGCTTCACCAGCCCGATATCCATAAGAAGGAAGATATGTACGCCGGGATCGTAGCGATCCGCCACCTTCATACACGGGTCGTCGAAGAAACAGGCTTTACCTGCGCCGAAGAGATGCTCTATCCCGAAAATCATGCCTATCTATCGGATCTTCTCGCCTACGTTGCCGTCGGCGCCCGTTCCGTCGAGGATCAGCAGCACCGTATGGTAGCCAGCGGCGTCGGTATCCCGGCCGGAATGAAGAATCCGACCTCGGGCCAGCTCGATGTCATGATGAACAGCATCCTTGCGGCCCAGAACCCGCAGACCTTCATTTACCGCGGCTGGGAAACGGAAACAACCGGCAACCCTTATGCCCACGCCATTCTGCGCGGCTATACGGACAACCTCGGCAACACGAAGCCCAACTATCACTATGAAGATCTGCAGCTGATCAATCAGATGTATGCCGAAATGAAGCTCAAGAATCCGGCTGTCATCGTCGACTGCAACCATGCGAACTCCGGCAAGAAGCCCCGTGAACAGATCCGCATCGCCAAGGATGTCATGCACAGCCGCCACTGCAATCCGGATCTGGCCAGGCTGGTCAAGGGCCTGATGATTGAAAGCTACATTCTCGGAGGATGCCAGCACCCGGGCGGAGACACGTATGGACTATCAATTACAGACCCGTGCCTTGGCTTCGAGGACAGTGAGAAGCTCATCTACGATCTTGCCGATCTGCTGTAA
- a CDS encoding ECF transporter S component, which produces MTTASKSSNRTRVLAVTAILSAVAFVLQYFEVPVPLMPSFIKLDFSDMPALIGAFAYGPVCGMVTEVVKNLLHCTVSQSFGIGEISNALLGMVFTGVAGLVYRNHKTKKGAVTASFAGAAAMALFSFPCNLFLVYPIYYNFMPKETILAAYQLILPSVTSIEQSLLIFNVPFTFIKGMIDVVITFLIYKKISPLLHKA; this is translated from the coding sequence ATGACAACAGCTTCTAAATCTTCCAATCGTACTCGTGTTCTTGCAGTAACCGCAATTCTTTCGGCAGTGGCATTCGTGCTTCAGTATTTTGAGGTTCCTGTGCCTCTGATGCCGAGCTTCATTAAGCTGGACTTTTCGGATATGCCGGCCTTGATCGGTGCCTTTGCGTACGGGCCTGTTTGCGGCATGGTGACGGAGGTTGTGAAGAATCTTCTGCACTGTACGGTGTCACAGTCGTTCGGTATCGGTGAAATATCCAATGCGCTTCTGGGAATGGTGTTTACCGGTGTCGCAGGTCTGGTCTATCGGAACCATAAGACGAAAAAAGGCGCCGTTACCGCTTCCTTTGCGGGAGCTGCGGCGATGGCGCTGTTTTCCTTTCCGTGCAATCTGTTCCTTGTGTATCCGATCTACTACAACTTCATGCCCAAGGAGACGATTCTTGCGGCTTATCAGCTGATTCTGCCGTCGGTCACGAGCATTGAGCAGAGTCTGCTGATCTTCAATGTTCCGTTTACGTTTATCAAGGGAATGATCGATGTTGTGATTACGTTCCTGATTTACAAGAAGATTTCTCCGCTTCTGCACAAGGCCTGA
- a CDS encoding aldose 1-epimerase family protein — translation MSEFTITNDAVTLSVSTKASEIHAFHKNGGREWMWQGDPQFWSGRNPTLFPLVGSTYDKKLHIDGKTYAIGNHGFARHSEFTGSKLDDATIEMVLRDSEATLAQYPFHFELKNSYHLSGSTVTITTTVRNTGDVDLPFGLGYHPAFNVSDFDRYVIRCKAKGVEDKVILLDREALEKTIILDQPVYTDYELSDGTEGLSVHAEGYPWVAFWSPRAPFVCIEPWYTHTDFEKVDVPFEKREGIRKLAPGASWSSVYSISLL, via the coding sequence ATGAGCGAATTCACAATTACCAATGATGCAGTGACACTGAGCGTCAGTACGAAGGCGTCAGAAATCCATGCGTTTCACAAGAACGGTGGACGGGAGTGGATGTGGCAGGGGGATCCGCAATTCTGGTCCGGCCGCAATCCGACGCTGTTCCCGCTGGTTGGATCGACGTATGACAAGAAACTTCACATCGACGGGAAGACCTATGCCATCGGCAACCACGGGTTTGCGCGTCATTCGGAATTCACCGGATCCAAGCTTGATGATGCGACGATTGAAATGGTGCTGCGGGACAGCGAAGCGACGCTTGCCCAGTATCCGTTCCATTTCGAATTGAAGAACAGCTACCATCTTTCGGGATCTACGGTAACGATTACGACGACGGTGCGCAATACGGGCGATGTGGATCTGCCGTTTGGGCTTGGCTATCATCCTGCCTTCAATGTGTCTGATTTTGATCGTTATGTCATTCGCTGCAAAGCCAAGGGCGTAGAGGATAAGGTTATTCTTCTTGACCGTGAGGCGCTGGAGAAGACGATCATTCTGGATCAGCCGGTATATACGGACTATGAGCTGAGCGATGGGACGGAAGGCCTTTCGGTCCATGCGGAAGGCTATCCGTGGGTTGCCTTCTGGAGTCCCAGGGCGCCGTTTGTATGCATCGAGCCATGGTATACGCACACTGACTTTGAAAAGGTGGACGTTCCCTTTGAAAAACGTGAAGGGATCCGCAAGCTGGCGCCGGGTGCGTCATGGTCATCGGTCTACAGTATTTCGCTTCTGTAA